In the Anguilla anguilla isolate fAngAng1 chromosome 7, fAngAng1.pri, whole genome shotgun sequence genome, one interval contains:
- the LOC118231792 gene encoding histidine ammonia-lyase-like isoform X1: MALQKQCISLDGNSLTTEDLISLGKGLLRIKLTPEAEEGVKRAREIVDNIIAQDKVVYGINTGFGKHANTVISKDKLKELQENLVRSHAAGVGSPLSPERTRMLLALRINVLAKGHSGISLEALHAIIDAFNASCLSLVPEKGTVGASGDLAPLSHLALGLMGEGKMWSPETGWGEAKSVLEAHGLKPLSLKPKEGLALINGTQMITSLGAEAVERALAIARQADIIAALTLEVLKGTTKAFDSDIHAVRPHLGQMQVAWRFRSVLDSDVFSSEITEKNRPHQRVQDAYSLRCSPQVHGVANDTVAFVKSILSTEMNSATDNPLVFPERDLIISGGNFHGEYPAKALDFLAIGVHELASISERRIERLCNPSLSELPAFLVNEGGLNSGFMIAHCTAAALVSENKVLCHPSSVDSLSTSAATEDHVSMGGWAARKALRVVEHVEQVLAIELLAACQALEFHRPLKSTAPLEEVHRLVRSVVRPWDRDRFMNPDIEAVHKLLREEKVWEAVHPYMEQYSERYGPKPSDQGE; the protein is encoded by the exons ATGGCTTTGCAAAAA CAGTGTATTTCCCTGGATGGAAACAGTCTCACTACAGAAGACCTGATTAGCTTGGGAAAGGGGCTCCTCAGGATAAAG TTGACCCCAGAGGCAGAGGAAGGAGTGAAGCGGGCTAGAGAAATTGTTGATAATATCATTGCACAAGACAAAG ttgtttATGGAATCAACACAGGTTTTGGAAAACATGCCAATACAGTCATATCAAAGGACAAACTCAA ggagctgcaggaaAACCTGGTCCGCTCACATGCAGCAG GTGTGGGCAGTCCGCTGAGCCCCGAGAGAACCAGGATGCTTCTGGCTCTGAGGATCAACGTCCTGGCCAAAGGGCACAGCGGCATCTCCTTGGAAGCCCTCCACGCGATTATCGACGCTTTCAACG CATCCTGCCTGTCCCTCGTCCCTGAGAAGGGGACAGTTGGTGCCAGCGGAGACCTCGCCCCGCTGTCCCACCTGGCCCTAGGGCTAATGGGAGAGGGGAAGATGTGGTCACCAGAGACTGGCTGGGGCGAAGCTAAAAGC GTGCTGGAGGCTCATGGACtaaaacctctctctctgaagcctAAAGAG GGCCTGGCTCTGATAAACGGGACCCAGATGATCACGTCTCTGGGTGCGGAGGCCGTGGAAAGAGCCCTGGCCATCGCCAGACAGGCTGACATCATCGCTGCGCTCACCCTGGAGGTGCTGAAGGGGACCACCAAGGCCTTCGACAGCG atATCCATGCGGTGCGGCCACACCTGGGGCAGATGCAGGTGGCCTGGAGGTTCCGCTCCGTGCTGGACTCTGATGTCTTCTCCTCCGAGATCACAG AGAAAAACAGACCACATCAGCGAGTGCAAGATGCCTACAGCCTGCGATGCAGCCCACAG GTCCATGGTGTGGCCAATGACACCGTTGCTTTTGTCAAGAGTATCCTGTCCACTGAGATGAACAGTGCCACAGACAACCCT TTGGTTTTTCCTGAACGAGACCTGATTATATCAGGAGGAAATTTCCATGGCGAGTATCCAGCCAAG GCCCTGGACTTCCTGGCCATCGGGGTCCACGAGCTGGCCAGCATCAGCGAGAGGAGGATCGAGCGGCTCTGTAACCCCTCTCTGAGCGAGCTGCCCGCCTTCTTGGTCAATGAAGGGGGCCTGAACTCAGGGTTCATGATTGCACACTGTACAGCTGCGGCTCTAG TGTCAGAGAATAAAGTGCTGTGCCACCCTTCTTCTGTGGACTCCTTGTCCACCAGCGCTGCCACTGAGGACCACGTGTCCATGGGTGGCTGGGCAGCCAGGAAGGCCCTGAGAGTGGTGGAGCATGTGGAACAAG TTCTGGCCATTGAGCTACTGGCTGCCTGTCAGGCCCTGGAGTTTCATCGACCCCTGAAGAGCACAGCCCCGCTGGAGGAAGTCCATCGGCTCGTACGCTCGGTCGTCAG GCCTTGGGACCGTGACCGTTTCATGAATCCTGACATCGAGGCAGTTCACAAACTCCTGAGAGAGGAAAAG GTGTGGGAAGCGGTTCATCCGTACATGGAGCAATACAGTGAGAGATATGGACCGAAACCATCTGATCAGGGGGAGTAA
- the tmcc3 gene encoding transmembrane and coiled-coil domain protein 3 isoform X1, giving the protein MPSADTALDKTLCEVKKYYHKNEMADRNGDGNVLSIPVPMRRGGSETSLDLDSSGGPGPGLGLGLDFHRGRLGIDGLQQKILKVTEQLKIEQTARDENVAEYLKLVNSADKQQASRIKQVFEKKNQKSAQSIAHLQKKLEQYHRRMRDNESNGSSNSKGSSSAREAKESSKDSLKDSLKDSLKDSLKDSLKDSLKDVSGSGRHPTLDKVKTIGPGVSLSPPFFFNKSREFANLIRNKFGSADNIAHMKSSLDPPSSFRPDGGGRALSGSATTVAKPKYPSDDECSSSVSADSNGNPACGAAEDAPAKLAVLLDEVREIREVQTQLADHMEALKAQFKRDYGFITQTIVEERYRYERLEDQLSDLTELHQHETTNLKQELASIEEKVAYQAYERARDIQEVLESCQTRISKLELQQQQQQVVQREGTDAKALLGKCINVMLAIVTVILVCVSTVARFTTPLMRSRLHVLGTVVAFALLAVFWKNWEHLQLALERMLAPS; this is encoded by the exons GCAGACCGGAACGGCGATGGCAACGTCCTCAGCATCCCGGTGCCGATGCGGCGCGGCGGCTCGGAAACCAGCCTGGACCTGGACTCCTCGGGCGGCCCGGGCCCGGGCCTGGGTCTGGGCCTGGACTTCCACCGGGGCCGGCTGGGCATCGACGGGCTCCAGCAGAAGATCCTGAAGGTGACGGAGCAGCTGAAGATCGAGCAGACGGCGCGCGACGAGAACGTGGCGGAGTACCTGAAGCTGGTCAACAGCGCCGACAAGCAGCAGGCCTCGCGCATCAAGCAGGTGTTCGAGAAGAAGAACCAGAAGTCGGCGCAGAGCATCGCGCACCTGCAGAAGAAGCTGGAGCAGTACCACAGGAGGATGAGGGACAACGAGAGCAACGGCTCCTCCAACTCCAAGGGCTCCTCCTCCGCAAGGGAGGCCAAGGAGTCCTCCAAGGACAGCCTCAAGGACAGCCTGAAGGACAGTCTGAAGGACAGTCTGAAGGACAGCCTCAAGGACAGTCTGAAGGACGTCAGCGGCAGCGGGCGGCACCCCACCCTGGACAAGGTCAAGACCATCGGGCCCGGCGTCTCCCTCTCGCCGCCCTTCTTCTTCAACAAGTCCCGGGAGTTCGCCAACCTGATCCGCAACAAGTTCGGCAGCGCCGACAACATCGCGCACATGAAGAGCTCGCTGGACCCGCCCTCGTCCTTCCGGCCGGACGGCGGCGGGCGGGCCCTGAGCGGCAGCGCCACCACGGTGGCCAAGCCCAAGTACCCGAGCGACGACGAGTGCTCCTCGTCCGTGTCGGCCGACAGCAACGGCAACCCGGCGTGCGGCGCGGCCGAGGACGCCCCGGCCAAGCTGGCCGTGCTGCTGGACGAGGTGCGGGAGATCCGCGAGGTGCAGACCCAGCTGGCCGACCACATGGAGGCGCTCAAGGCCCAGTTCAAGCGGGACTACGGCTTCATCACGCAGACCATCGTGGAGGAGCGATACAG gtatgAGAGATTGGAGGACCAGCTGAGTGACTTGACGGAGCTCCATCAGCACGAGACCACCAACCTGAAGCAGGAGCTGGCCAGCATAGAGGAGAAGGTTGCCTACCAGGCGTATGAGCGTGCCAGAGACATCCAG GAGGTGCTGGAGTCCTGCCAGACGCGCATCTCCaagctggagctgcagcagcagcagcagcaggtggtgCAGCGGGAGGGCACGGACGCCAAGGCGCTGCTGGGCAAGTGCATCAACGTCATGCTGGCCATCGTCACGGTGATCCTGGTGTGCGTCTCCACGGTCGCCAGGTTCACCACGCCGCTCATGCGCAGCCGGCTGCACGTGCTCGGCACCGTCGTCGCCTTCGCGCTGCTGGCCGTCTTCTGGAAGAACTGGGAGCACCTGCAGCTGGCCCTGGAGCGCATGCTGGCGCCCAGCTga
- the LOC118231792 gene encoding histidine ammonia-lyase-like isoform X2 encodes MALQKCISLDGNSLTTEDLISLGKGLLRIKLTPEAEEGVKRAREIVDNIIAQDKVVYGINTGFGKHANTVISKDKLKELQENLVRSHAAGVGSPLSPERTRMLLALRINVLAKGHSGISLEALHAIIDAFNASCLSLVPEKGTVGASGDLAPLSHLALGLMGEGKMWSPETGWGEAKSVLEAHGLKPLSLKPKEGLALINGTQMITSLGAEAVERALAIARQADIIAALTLEVLKGTTKAFDSDIHAVRPHLGQMQVAWRFRSVLDSDVFSSEITEKNRPHQRVQDAYSLRCSPQVHGVANDTVAFVKSILSTEMNSATDNPLVFPERDLIISGGNFHGEYPAKALDFLAIGVHELASISERRIERLCNPSLSELPAFLVNEGGLNSGFMIAHCTAAALVSENKVLCHPSSVDSLSTSAATEDHVSMGGWAARKALRVVEHVEQVLAIELLAACQALEFHRPLKSTAPLEEVHRLVRSVVRPWDRDRFMNPDIEAVHKLLREEKVWEAVHPYMEQYSERYGPKPSDQGE; translated from the exons ATGGCTTTGCAAAAA TGTATTTCCCTGGATGGAAACAGTCTCACTACAGAAGACCTGATTAGCTTGGGAAAGGGGCTCCTCAGGATAAAG TTGACCCCAGAGGCAGAGGAAGGAGTGAAGCGGGCTAGAGAAATTGTTGATAATATCATTGCACAAGACAAAG ttgtttATGGAATCAACACAGGTTTTGGAAAACATGCCAATACAGTCATATCAAAGGACAAACTCAA ggagctgcaggaaAACCTGGTCCGCTCACATGCAGCAG GTGTGGGCAGTCCGCTGAGCCCCGAGAGAACCAGGATGCTTCTGGCTCTGAGGATCAACGTCCTGGCCAAAGGGCACAGCGGCATCTCCTTGGAAGCCCTCCACGCGATTATCGACGCTTTCAACG CATCCTGCCTGTCCCTCGTCCCTGAGAAGGGGACAGTTGGTGCCAGCGGAGACCTCGCCCCGCTGTCCCACCTGGCCCTAGGGCTAATGGGAGAGGGGAAGATGTGGTCACCAGAGACTGGCTGGGGCGAAGCTAAAAGC GTGCTGGAGGCTCATGGACtaaaacctctctctctgaagcctAAAGAG GGCCTGGCTCTGATAAACGGGACCCAGATGATCACGTCTCTGGGTGCGGAGGCCGTGGAAAGAGCCCTGGCCATCGCCAGACAGGCTGACATCATCGCTGCGCTCACCCTGGAGGTGCTGAAGGGGACCACCAAGGCCTTCGACAGCG atATCCATGCGGTGCGGCCACACCTGGGGCAGATGCAGGTGGCCTGGAGGTTCCGCTCCGTGCTGGACTCTGATGTCTTCTCCTCCGAGATCACAG AGAAAAACAGACCACATCAGCGAGTGCAAGATGCCTACAGCCTGCGATGCAGCCCACAG GTCCATGGTGTGGCCAATGACACCGTTGCTTTTGTCAAGAGTATCCTGTCCACTGAGATGAACAGTGCCACAGACAACCCT TTGGTTTTTCCTGAACGAGACCTGATTATATCAGGAGGAAATTTCCATGGCGAGTATCCAGCCAAG GCCCTGGACTTCCTGGCCATCGGGGTCCACGAGCTGGCCAGCATCAGCGAGAGGAGGATCGAGCGGCTCTGTAACCCCTCTCTGAGCGAGCTGCCCGCCTTCTTGGTCAATGAAGGGGGCCTGAACTCAGGGTTCATGATTGCACACTGTACAGCTGCGGCTCTAG TGTCAGAGAATAAAGTGCTGTGCCACCCTTCTTCTGTGGACTCCTTGTCCACCAGCGCTGCCACTGAGGACCACGTGTCCATGGGTGGCTGGGCAGCCAGGAAGGCCCTGAGAGTGGTGGAGCATGTGGAACAAG TTCTGGCCATTGAGCTACTGGCTGCCTGTCAGGCCCTGGAGTTTCATCGACCCCTGAAGAGCACAGCCCCGCTGGAGGAAGTCCATCGGCTCGTACGCTCGGTCGTCAG GCCTTGGGACCGTGACCGTTTCATGAATCCTGACATCGAGGCAGTTCACAAACTCCTGAGAGAGGAAAAG GTGTGGGAAGCGGTTCATCCGTACATGGAGCAATACAGTGAGAGATATGGACCGAAACCATCTGATCAGGGGGAGTAA
- the tmcc3 gene encoding transmembrane and coiled-coil domain protein 3 isoform X2, whose product MKKQASVIPLIFVTQADRNGDGNVLSIPVPMRRGGSETSLDLDSSGGPGPGLGLGLDFHRGRLGIDGLQQKILKVTEQLKIEQTARDENVAEYLKLVNSADKQQASRIKQVFEKKNQKSAQSIAHLQKKLEQYHRRMRDNESNGSSNSKGSSSAREAKESSKDSLKDSLKDSLKDSLKDSLKDSLKDVSGSGRHPTLDKVKTIGPGVSLSPPFFFNKSREFANLIRNKFGSADNIAHMKSSLDPPSSFRPDGGGRALSGSATTVAKPKYPSDDECSSSVSADSNGNPACGAAEDAPAKLAVLLDEVREIREVQTQLADHMEALKAQFKRDYGFITQTIVEERYRYERLEDQLSDLTELHQHETTNLKQELASIEEKVAYQAYERARDIQEVLESCQTRISKLELQQQQQQVVQREGTDAKALLGKCINVMLAIVTVILVCVSTVARFTTPLMRSRLHVLGTVVAFALLAVFWKNWEHLQLALERMLAPS is encoded by the exons GCAGACCGGAACGGCGATGGCAACGTCCTCAGCATCCCGGTGCCGATGCGGCGCGGCGGCTCGGAAACCAGCCTGGACCTGGACTCCTCGGGCGGCCCGGGCCCGGGCCTGGGTCTGGGCCTGGACTTCCACCGGGGCCGGCTGGGCATCGACGGGCTCCAGCAGAAGATCCTGAAGGTGACGGAGCAGCTGAAGATCGAGCAGACGGCGCGCGACGAGAACGTGGCGGAGTACCTGAAGCTGGTCAACAGCGCCGACAAGCAGCAGGCCTCGCGCATCAAGCAGGTGTTCGAGAAGAAGAACCAGAAGTCGGCGCAGAGCATCGCGCACCTGCAGAAGAAGCTGGAGCAGTACCACAGGAGGATGAGGGACAACGAGAGCAACGGCTCCTCCAACTCCAAGGGCTCCTCCTCCGCAAGGGAGGCCAAGGAGTCCTCCAAGGACAGCCTCAAGGACAGCCTGAAGGACAGTCTGAAGGACAGTCTGAAGGACAGCCTCAAGGACAGTCTGAAGGACGTCAGCGGCAGCGGGCGGCACCCCACCCTGGACAAGGTCAAGACCATCGGGCCCGGCGTCTCCCTCTCGCCGCCCTTCTTCTTCAACAAGTCCCGGGAGTTCGCCAACCTGATCCGCAACAAGTTCGGCAGCGCCGACAACATCGCGCACATGAAGAGCTCGCTGGACCCGCCCTCGTCCTTCCGGCCGGACGGCGGCGGGCGGGCCCTGAGCGGCAGCGCCACCACGGTGGCCAAGCCCAAGTACCCGAGCGACGACGAGTGCTCCTCGTCCGTGTCGGCCGACAGCAACGGCAACCCGGCGTGCGGCGCGGCCGAGGACGCCCCGGCCAAGCTGGCCGTGCTGCTGGACGAGGTGCGGGAGATCCGCGAGGTGCAGACCCAGCTGGCCGACCACATGGAGGCGCTCAAGGCCCAGTTCAAGCGGGACTACGGCTTCATCACGCAGACCATCGTGGAGGAGCGATACAG gtatgAGAGATTGGAGGACCAGCTGAGTGACTTGACGGAGCTCCATCAGCACGAGACCACCAACCTGAAGCAGGAGCTGGCCAGCATAGAGGAGAAGGTTGCCTACCAGGCGTATGAGCGTGCCAGAGACATCCAG GAGGTGCTGGAGTCCTGCCAGACGCGCATCTCCaagctggagctgcagcagcagcagcagcaggtggtgCAGCGGGAGGGCACGGACGCCAAGGCGCTGCTGGGCAAGTGCATCAACGTCATGCTGGCCATCGTCACGGTGATCCTGGTGTGCGTCTCCACGGTCGCCAGGTTCACCACGCCGCTCATGCGCAGCCGGCTGCACGTGCTCGGCACCGTCGTCGCCTTCGCGCTGCTGGCCGTCTTCTGGAAGAACTGGGAGCACCTGCAGCTGGCCCTGGAGCGCATGCTGGCGCCCAGCTga